The following coding sequences lie in one Saccopteryx bilineata isolate mSacBil1 chromosome X, mSacBil1_pri_phased_curated, whole genome shotgun sequence genomic window:
- the LOC136317460 gene encoding diphosphoinositol polyphosphate phosphohydrolase 3-beta isoform X1 has translation MKCKPNQTRTYDPEGFKKRAACLCFRSEREDEVLLVSSSRYPDRWIVPGGGMEPEEEPSGAAVREVYEEAGVRGKLGRLLGVFEQNQDRKHRTYVYVLTVTEILEDWEDSVSIGRKREWFKIEDAIKVLQCHKPVHAEYLEKLKLGGSPTNGNSVAPSDPGSDP, from the exons ATGAAGTGCAAGCCGAACCAGACGCGGACCTACGACCCAGAGGGCTTCAAGAAGCGAGCTGCGTGCCTGTGCTTCCGCAGCGAGCGCGAGGATGAAGTGCTGTTAGTGAGTAGCAGCCGGTACCCGGACCGCTGGATCGTGCCGGGCGGGGGCATGGAGCCCGAGGAGGAGCCGAGCGGCGCGGCCGTCCGAGAGGTGTACGAGGAGGCGGGGGTCAGGGGCAAGTTAGGCCGGCTCCTGGGCGTCTTCGAGCAGAACCAAGATCGCAAGCACAGAACCTATGTGTATGTCCTGACTGTCACTGAGATTCTGGAGGATTGGGAAGATTCGGTGAGCATTGGGAGGAAGCGAGAATGGTTCAAAATCGAAGATGCCATCAAGGTCCTCCAGTGCCACAAGCCCGTGCATGCCGAATACCTGGAGAAACTAAAGCTGGGCGGTTCCCCCACCAACGGAAACTCCGTGGCCCCGTCCGACCCCGGGAGCGACCCCTA a
- the LOC136317460 gene encoding diphosphoinositol polyphosphate phosphohydrolase 3-beta isoform X2, producing the protein MKCKPNQTRTYDPEGFKKRAACLCFRSEREDEVLLVSSSRYPDRWIVPGGGMEPEEEPSGAAVREVYEEAGVRGKLGRLLGVFEQNQDRKHRTYVYVLTVTEILEDWEDSVSIGRKREWFKIEDAIKVLQCHKPVHAEYLEKLKLGGSPTNGNSVAPSDPGSDP; encoded by the coding sequence ATGAAGTGCAAGCCGAACCAGACGCGGACCTACGACCCAGAGGGCTTCAAGAAGCGAGCTGCGTGCCTGTGCTTCCGCAGCGAGCGCGAGGATGAAGTGCTGTTAGTGAGTAGCAGCCGGTACCCGGACCGCTGGATCGTGCCGGGCGGGGGCATGGAGCCCGAGGAGGAGCCGAGCGGCGCGGCCGTCCGAGAGGTGTACGAGGAGGCGGGGGTCAGGGGCAAGTTAGGCCGGCTCCTGGGCGTCTTCGAGCAGAACCAAGATCGCAAGCACAGAACCTATGTGTATGTCCTGACTGTCACTGAGATTCTGGAGGATTGGGAAGATTCGGTGAGCATTGGGAGGAAGCGAGAATGGTTCAAAATCGAAGATGCCATCAAGGTCCTCCAGTGCCACAAGCCCGTGCATGCCGAATACCTGGAGAAACTAAAGCTGGGCGGTTCCCCCACCAACGGAAACTCCGTGGCCCCGTCCGACCCCGGGAGCGACCCCTAG